Proteins encoded within one genomic window of Halorussus salilacus:
- a CDS encoding glycosyltransferase family 4 protein has product MADSEDGASLLVVTQYFPPETGAPASRFDELTKRWSESGNDVTVLTSAPDYPEGELYDGYQNEWLHRERRDGVDVVMTKTFPASNVGFFRRALKFMWFMIISVLVGVRLEKPDVVVATSPQPLVGVSGWLVARVRRAKFVFEVRDLWPESISAAGDVDNRLLYASLEAISSFLYRHADRVVVVSQEFERSIVAAGASSEDILYHPNGVDVSFFEDASEPEFANRSLSDYFVVSYIGTIGRAHGLSVVLDSAAELPSESKYDDVLFLFVGFGAQAETLQRRASEQGLDNVVFAGRRPKEEVPEFLSVSDVSLVHLKDRDLFRTVIPSKMFESMAAGVPIVLGVKGEAKRILTEANAGVTMEPEDPQDLTSAVRHLYDESGRRTEFGSNGADFVRENFDWDAIATEYEQDLLVLASSRTEASEPNVGEPNNTA; this is encoded by the coding sequence ATGGCGGATTCCGAAGATGGCGCTTCGTTGTTGGTCGTTACGCAGTACTTCCCGCCGGAGACGGGGGCTCCCGCATCTCGGTTCGACGAACTCACGAAGCGGTGGTCCGAGTCGGGTAACGACGTTACGGTTCTCACGTCGGCCCCCGACTATCCGGAAGGTGAACTCTACGACGGGTACCAGAACGAGTGGCTCCATCGTGAACGGAGAGATGGTGTTGACGTCGTAATGACTAAGACGTTCCCTGCGTCGAACGTCGGGTTCTTTCGACGTGCGCTCAAGTTCATGTGGTTTATGATTATCTCGGTCCTCGTTGGAGTTCGGCTCGAGAAACCGGACGTGGTCGTTGCAACGTCCCCGCAACCGCTCGTTGGCGTTTCGGGATGGTTAGTTGCCCGGGTGAGACGCGCCAAGTTCGTCTTCGAGGTCAGAGATCTCTGGCCGGAGTCGATCTCCGCAGCAGGTGACGTGGACAACAGATTACTATATGCATCGCTCGAAGCGATATCGTCGTTCCTGTACCGACATGCAGATCGAGTCGTCGTCGTGTCACAAGAGTTCGAGAGATCGATAGTAGCGGCTGGAGCATCTTCGGAAGATATCCTCTACCATCCAAATGGCGTGGACGTGTCGTTCTTCGAAGACGCCAGCGAACCTGAATTTGCTAATCGGTCGCTCTCCGACTACTTCGTCGTATCGTACATCGGGACAATCGGGCGAGCGCACGGATTATCCGTCGTTCTGGATTCGGCGGCGGAACTACCATCCGAGTCGAAGTACGATGATGTTCTCTTTCTGTTCGTCGGATTCGGTGCACAAGCCGAGACACTACAGAGACGAGCCTCCGAACAGGGGCTCGACAACGTCGTCTTTGCTGGCAGAAGGCCGAAGGAAGAAGTTCCCGAATTCCTGTCTGTTTCGGACGTCTCTCTGGTGCATCTCAAGGATCGCGACCTGTTTAGGACGGTTATCCCTTCGAAGATGTTCGAGTCGATGGCTGCGGGCGTGCCGATAGTCCTTGGCGTGAAGGGTGAGGCGAAGCGTATCCTTACCGAGGCAAACGCAGGTGTGACGATGGAACCGGAAGATCCACAGGACTTGACCTCTGCAGTACGGCATCTTTACGACGAGAGTGGGCGCCGGACTGAGTTTGGTTCGAATGGAGCCGACTTCGTCCGAGAGAACTTCGATTGGGACGCCATCGCTACGGAGTACGAACAGGACCTGTTAGTGCTCGCATCTTCTCGTACCGAGGCGTCAGAGCCGAATGTCGGGGAGCCAAATAACACCGCTTAA
- the wecB gene encoding non-hydrolyzing UDP-N-acetylglucosamine 2-epimerase produces the protein MDDSQPEVTFVLGTRPEIIKLSPLIRECERRNLSFSIIHTGQHYSDSLDEVFFSRLDLPDPDHNLQVGSKSQGQQTGEMIIGIERILTEERPDVVLVQGDTNSVLAGGIATSKLDIALGHVEAGLRSFDRQMPEEINRVVTDHVADYLFAPTENSREYLQTENVPNNQIYVTGNTIVDAVAEHTELADEKSTVLSDLELTAGEFVLLTAHRAENVDDEARFADLLEGVTRFAKQHNLPVVYPIHPRAENRLEAFGLSVPNWIRCVEPQGFLDFLKLEQSARLILTDSGGVQEEACILGTPCVTLRENTERPETIDVEANRLAGTDPDSIVSHASAMYRRNDIWKNPFGDGDAAVQILETLDSELDLETPREVNQL, from the coding sequence ATGGATGACAGCCAACCCGAAGTTACATTCGTTCTAGGCACCCGTCCGGAGATCATCAAGCTCAGCCCGCTTATCCGCGAATGTGAGCGTCGAAACCTTTCATTTAGTATTATCCATACTGGACAGCACTATTCCGACTCGCTTGACGAAGTCTTCTTCAGCCGTCTCGATCTCCCAGACCCGGACCACAATCTCCAGGTTGGGTCCAAGTCACAGGGTCAACAGACGGGTGAGATGATAATCGGAATCGAGCGGATTCTGACGGAGGAACGGCCCGACGTCGTACTGGTTCAGGGGGACACGAACTCGGTGTTAGCAGGGGGAATCGCCACCAGTAAACTGGATATCGCACTCGGCCATGTCGAGGCCGGGCTACGGAGTTTCGACAGGCAGATGCCCGAAGAGATAAACCGGGTCGTCACCGACCACGTCGCGGACTACCTGTTCGCTCCGACGGAAAATTCTCGGGAATACCTTCAGACGGAGAACGTCCCGAATAACCAGATATACGTCACGGGAAACACGATTGTCGATGCGGTTGCGGAACATACGGAACTTGCTGACGAGAAGAGTACGGTGCTTTCAGATTTGGAACTGACCGCTGGTGAGTTCGTTCTCCTGACCGCCCATCGCGCCGAGAACGTTGATGATGAAGCGCGGTTCGCCGATCTTCTGGAAGGTGTCACACGGTTCGCCAAGCAACACAATCTGCCTGTCGTGTATCCGATTCATCCGAGGGCGGAAAATCGACTCGAAGCGTTCGGATTAAGTGTCCCCAACTGGATTCGGTGCGTCGAACCCCAAGGCTTCCTCGATTTCCTAAAACTGGAACAGTCGGCCAGGTTGATACTCACTGACTCGGGGGGCGTTCAGGAGGAAGCCTGTATTCTCGGAACGCCGTGTGTAACCCTCCGGGAAAATACCGAGCGCCCAGAGACGATCGATGTCGAGGCGAACCGACTTGCGGGAACCGATCCGGACAGTATCGTATCTCACGCCTCAGCGATGTACAGACGGAACGATATCTGGAAGAACCCCTTCGGTGACGGAGACGCCGCCGTGCAGATATTAGAGACGCTAGATTCGGAACTCGACCTAGAGACACCACGGGAGGTCAATCAGCTGTGA